The following proteins are encoded in a genomic region of Nicotiana sylvestris chromosome 4, ASM39365v2, whole genome shotgun sequence:
- the LOC104246345 gene encoding uncharacterized protein, protein MGAPPPFSTWIPEDDRLLINAVKAGASFESLAKGAVQFSRRFTVQELQDRWHALLCDPVVSSEALSLMMEFEHSASTTKSDSNRFEQAKESKKCVPEKRKAESISSCYCPMHKRIANDTFDSADADYLGGAGNNDNPQSMDCMFVDSLIDNFRNQQSNFNIIPNNVLEHGAGHSIYASDYVTAPSALPIGKNHNGDVSLGSFSFQDFPNGIEGTLPPAENRETIAAVGGLSQPNEVPVSELLEAEDLEPILLDMAGQFDDDVRSTSSGYDSQVFTAAFPDSALSCQLPDFTIAGTSVPTLPDFEHAEKELSIENTIVVPVHGGANKMDTSGYSIVTLVNSSSNLEDQISCDILRNSSLSTDDYLVELSNFLFNSKDDEEPLFVGPDGNEMIDESYFDDFNSFLLDTPDDTDNGVSEISKAPDQQLPAPDGARPGELSDKRVNHYGDKPLVCSSEVQMISSALSVNPAFPEMRDGVICCTLNTEVPEIPTNDDVFLPVRMPSISSPLMAHHTCVKTYRPVSSVDGFKIMD, encoded by the exons ATGGGAGCTCCTCCTCCTTTTTCTACTTGGATTCCTGAAGACGACCGTTTGCTTATTAACGCCGTTAAG GCTGGTGCTTCTTTTGAATCACTTGCCAAAGGTGCAGTTCAATTTTCCCGGAGATTTACTGTTCAAGAATTGCAAGATCGATGGCATGCTCTTCTATGTGATCCAGTTGTTTCTTCTGAAGCATTATCTCTCATGATGGAGTTTGAGCATTCTGCTTCGACAACAAAATCTGACTCTAATAGATTTGAGCAGGCAAAAGAAAGTAAAAAGTGTGTTCCTGAGAAGAGAAAAGCTGAGAGCATCAGCTCATGTTACTGCCCTATGCATAAGAGAATCGCTAACGACACATTTGACTCCGCGGATGCCGATTATCTTGGTGGAGCTGGAAATAATGACAATCCTCAGTCCATGGATTGCATGTTTGTAGATTCACTGATAGATAATTTCCGTAATCAACAGTCTAATTTTAATATCATACCTAATAACGTTCTGGAACATGGAGCTGGGCATTCCATTTATGCTAGTGACTATGTAACTGCTCCTTCAGCTTTACCCATTGGGAAAAATCATAATGGAGATGTTTCCCTTGGCAGCTTTAGCTTTCAGGATTTCCCCAATGGAATTGAAGGAACTCTTCCCCCTGCTGAGAATCGCGAGACAATCGCCGCTGTTGGGGGGTTGTCTCAACCAAATGAAGTGCCAGTTAGCGAATTACTTGAAGCAGAGGATTTAGAACCTATACTGCTAGATATGGCAGGTCAATTTGATGATGATGTGAGAAGTACTTCTTCTGGATATGACAGCCAGGTCTTCACTGCCGCATTTCCTGACAGTGCCTTGTCATGTCAACTGCCAGATTTTACAATTGCAGGCACTTCTGTCCCAACTCTGCCGGATTTTGAACATGCCGAGAAAGAACTGAGCATTGAAAATACAATAGTAGTTCCAGTTCACGGTGGGGCAAATAAAATGGACACATCAGGATATAGTATTGTGACTCTTGTCAACTCATCATCCAACTTGGAAGACCAAATCTCGTGTGATATCTTGAGAAATTCATCCCTTAGTACTGATGACTACTTAGTTGAGCTATCAAATTTTTTGTTCAACTCTAAAGATGATGAAGAGCCGCTTTTCGTGGGCCCTGAtggaaatgagatgattgatgagtcttattttgatgatttcaacTCATTCTTGTTGGATACACCTGATGACACTGATAATGGCGTATCCGAAATTTCAAAAGCTCCAGATCAGCAGCTTCCCGCTCCTGACGGTGCTCGTCCCGGAGAGTTAAGTGACAAGCGTGTGAATCATTATGGTGATAAGCCTCTTGTTTGCAGTTCAGAGGTTCAAATGATATCTTCTGCATTGTCTGTCAACCCTGCTTTTCCTGAAATGCGTGATGGAGTTATCTGTTGCACGTTAAACACTGAGGTCCCAGAGATTCCTACCAATGATGATGTTTTTCTTCCTGTTAGAATGCCGTCAATATCTTCTCCATTGATGGCACATCATACATGTGTTAAGACTTATCGTCCAGTGTCCTCTGTCGATGGCTTCAAAATAATGGACTGA